The Notolabrus celidotus isolate fNotCel1 chromosome 6, fNotCel1.pri, whole genome shotgun sequence nucleotide sequence ACAGATGCTAAATTTCATCCATAGTCCCAAGGCAGGTACCtagacaacacagacacagtaagaCTTAAAAAACTTACAGCTAAAAATCATACGATagacaattacaaaacaaaacacaggcagacaatatcaagactaacaaaacaaaggcagacaatatcaagactaagaaaacacaggcagacaatattaagactagcaaaacacaggcagacaatattaaaactagcaaaacacaggcagacaatattaagactatcaaaacacaggcagacaaatcaagactaacaaaacacaggcagacaaatcaagactaacaaaacacaggcagacaaatcaagactaacaaaacacaggcagacaatattaaGACTAGCAAAAcgcaggcagacaatatcaagtctaacaaaacacaggctgacaaaatcaagactaacaaaacaggcagacaagatcaagactaacaaaacacaggcagactatcaaaactaacaaaacacaggcagacaatatcaagactaacataacacaggcagacaatatcaagactaagaaaacacaggcagacaaaatcccTGGGAACAGGCATCAGATTAAGGATCAGTATTTAGGTATGGGTACAtgtctgattgttttttaaccaatgtttgaGGGTGTGCAGTGCACATTTGTTTGTGCTTCATTTATTAAAACTATGGCTATCAAAGGTAATGCAATAGTAACGCAAATTCCTTTTGACACCACTACAGTTTTTGAACTACgattaacacacacattctgtgTTTTTGACCCTCGTTTCGTTCCATTGGAAACCAGGAAGTGGTGCAGTAGTAACGCAGTAGATGGCAAGCATAAACAAGCCTCCTTGTACAGAAATGGATAAAGAAACAGGTCTTAGGAATGGCAAGTTCAGCTTCAAAGCTCAGCCAGATTGTACTCTGAACAAGACCATAGTtgtttataaaaacatgattaataTGCAATTGTTTGAGTTAATTGACATCAATCATGCAATTCAATTTACAATTAAAAAACTAAATCTCTTTACAGCCCTAATCTTAACATCTTATTaggatttttttcacattaaggATGTACACTTTCAACATtggcaacaaaaacaaagatccaCTACCAGAAAGATGCCACAAAACAAAGACCAAAAACTAAACAGGTTGAACAAATTGTAATTTCCTCATTCGGATTTTGAAATAACACTGAAGGATGATGTAGCAAGTATTTTGTGATCTTTTATTGTCTAACCATTCCTCAATACTTCCTGATTTTTTTACCCTTGGGTTGTTGCCAGTCCAAGTCCATGGTTTCTATTTAAGATGGATACCTTTTACAAAGGACATGAAAATTGGAGTCTCATTGAAACAGAATCAGCAAACTCCCCCAAACAGTTGGACTCTTAAGCTCTAAGCTAGCATCTTTAAAGTAGGTAGTGCAGTTATTGGTGACTTCTCTCAGCAATGGATTAGACATTCGCTCACATGCTCTGGGGTATTTTTGGCTCCAGgttggtgtgtgtgaaagagtagGTCACCTGGTAACTGAATGGATTATTAAAATAGTTCTAAAATGAAATGTGATACACGGCTGTCGATCAGGCTGCACAAAGAAAAACCTTTCATACTCACCAGGTGATTGTTTTgagcaaaatataaaatactcTAGCCTTATTCTTTAGGGAACTTCCAAAATGAAATCAGTTATCGtgaagtgttgttttctttctttgtactCTAGTTAAAATGCATTTCCTTCTTCCAGGGATGAACACACTTATTGGTTATGATCTGGTACCTGAGCCAAAGATTCTTGATGCAGCACTGAGAGCCTGTCGGAGGTTAAACGACCTGGCCAGCGCCATCAGGATTTTGGAAGCTGTGAAGGTAAGAAACAAAAAGAGTGTCTTAACCTGCTAATAATTCAGAGAATATTAACAGCCACCTTCTTTGTGTTGGTTAAGTTATTGATTTATGACATCTGTTACCCCTTAGGACAAATCTGGTCCTCATAAAGAAATCTACCCATACCTGATTCAAGAGCTGAAGCCAACATTAGAGGAACTTGGTATTTCTACACCTGAAGAGCTGGGAATTGACAAAGTGTAGATAAGTAGGTATCAAACACTTTGCTCTGTCATGtgagttttgttgttttttgtaagaACGATGTCTGACATTAAATCTGTGCTTGTTTCAGATCCAACTATGGTTGACATCCCCAGGACAGAGACACCTTGTACTTTAATGTTTGCCTCATCTAATACGTGTGATATTTAATTTGGCCTTTATTAAGTTCTTTTGCTTGTAAAATATTGATGAACCTAATAAAGGAAAATGTATGCTTATGAAAGTCACAAGTATTTTGGGATATTTTAAACTGTAACAAGTGCTTACTGCAGCAATAGAGCAGGGTGTGACTTCACGGTGCATGTTGTCCGAGTGTCTGGAACCTTTTTTGTGTGAGCCTCATTTCACCACAAGGGAGCAGCGTTTTCATGTGAATGTACAACCCATTCTTCAGTTTTCAATCAACATTACATCTGTTATCATTTCAGGGAAATTTTTCATGCTGATGAATAAACTTTTACAAATGGAAAACGGTGTACGTTGTTATCAAAACAAAACTGGAATCCTGCCAAAAATGATAGTAAATTAATGTGTAATCAAGGATTAGGATGCTTGCAGTTCTGTCTGGACTTTActggattttgtttttcaatgtgaTGTATTTTATGGATGACATGGAAACTGTATTTATGTTAAATTtgacatttcattaaaaaaaatgaatcatatTTTTGGGGATTAAGCAGGATATGCTTTCATcttcttaaatgtaaaacacCAAGAGTAATGCCAATCAGTAACAAGTCAAAGATACTAAAGAGTTGTTATCAAGATGTGTTTCCTCTGGTGTTGAAGTAAGAAAGGAAGCAATGTGTTTTGCAAAGACACCTTCCTGTAGTAGAGGGACAATCACAGCACAGggttgaaatatgttttaacaTTTGCATTTTACTATTTGACCTCTTTCATTACTATTCACACAAGTCAGCCATTGGTTCACCAACAAAATAGGTGTCCGTGCTTGTTAACTGACGTTAGAGCTCCTGCTGCAAGGTCACTACGACTTTTAACTTACTGAAGTAAAGACACAGGGACAGAatgagggtgtgtacacttgaAATTAATCTTTGAGTCTCttaataaaacatttcacttcaaGTTATAGtgattagaataaaataattgaatcttactttggatttaagtCTGACATACTCTGAGGGAAATGCACCCAGAGTTCAGTAGAAgcttttctttactttaaaaaaaaaaatgggcaaGAACCACCATTACcactgctctactctgggaatctgtgttcagctcttgagtgacccagcacttggtactttggtcattattgtggtgatgttaattgttgattatgataatggaaggtcttaaatggtttggttgcttcattgtagatgttccttattttatttaagaaaaataataataataaataaaattcctcacttacttttgtgcattgcctttacactgcttggcagtacctgcacccaaattgacttgaagcactttgttactcttactgatcttgtttcctcttgtctagatctttgcttgtgttgttcttgttctcatatgtacgtcgctttggataaaagcgtctgctaaatgacattgtaacattgtaacattgtaaccacTGATTCCCATAAGAAAATATTTTCAGCACTATCCTTGAAGGTTTTTGGTTGGTAAAAATATAAGCGCTTTAGAAAAGGACTGAGGAGCCAAACTCAATAAGTTCATTGTGTTTCATTATTGGAATTAAGATACCAATAAATGCAGGTGATAAAAACAAATTGAATTGCAACGGGTACTAGAAATGTATGTGTTGAATCCACATAAAACGTGTAATCGAAAAAAGACAGGGGTAATAATATGGgattgtttgaaatatttccaaATTTTAACTTGTGTGCTTCAATAAGATTACATCAGACCTTATATTATTACCATACCTTATTCCCACCgtttacatttaatttgagcGCCTTTGTTGGCTACTTTTTCCGGTAATCCTGTTTCACACCACATAAAAAGACAATGACTAATGTAGCATGTAACCAGAATAGTGGAATCATACCAGTGAAGCATGGAGAAGAAATTTAACATCAAGGTGTGGAGGTCAAACCAATTTGCAGTGCGGATGAAGCAGCTCGGCCTAAAAcgtattttgtattatttttagcaGAGGTCGTGTTGCCTTCACTGTATTGGGTGATATCAGTGGGTGGGATTTCCTGCTGAAGAGGGTGGGCAGCTCCACAGATGCGGGCAAGAAAAGCACACTTTACGAGCTTTACGCACGGGGCGGGCCCTTCATTCATCCAAGTTGGGGGTGTAGGCCACTCAGTCAAAGACAATCAAAGATGTTTGAGTTTCCATGCGCGGTGACTAGGGAGGTAAATCGCAGAGCAACACCCCTCCTCCAGTCTCAGCTCTACCGGGGTTTTTAAGTCACATtggatcagaaaaaaaaaaaatttctgccTCAAAAACATCCTGGTCATGCGATGTGAGTTACTGCTGccgaaggaaagaaggaaaaactaGATAAGACCTGTTGGTGATGATGGATTACTCGAAGGCGCAAATGGTGAGTGTCGACGGCTAGCACTCGTGTTTGTTACAGTAACAAAGCGAATCACTGTTAATGAAGACATTAGCAGGAACAGTTTCACTTCAAAAGCAGTTCTTCGATCACATTGAATGTGATATGTTGTTTTTCGTTAATTCTAATGTAGGCCTGCCTTAAATTAGCTTTCATCTACAATACCAGTGAATAGAAGTCAGTTTCTCATTAATTGAACCGAATAAATATGAAAGATAATTCTCGGATACCTGGGGGACTTTGAGCAGAGCTGAAACAAAGACAATCTAACATGAGAAACGAGAAACAATTGTCTCTGCCTCCACATTGATCTAAATTCATGTTTTCTGTTAATAATTGTCACAATCCGTCAAGCTTTGTCTCTCTTTAATTGCCATTAGTGTGTTCTGAGGCCCCCACAGTATTTCGCTGGAACACGTTTTACATTTACTCCTGTTTAATAATGAaacagtaaaaatacaaaactttaaaaaacaccaatgtttgcatttttatgatatactgtatgtaacaATTTGACCGAAGGAAATGGACTCATATTCTTTTTTCTCCCTGGAGATTAAAGCTGTCCTGTGGTGTAAGATTTGAAATCTCCTTCAttcagagttttatttttttcagtcaaGTTTATCCAAAGAGGGCAGTTCACCCGGGGGCCAACAGTTTAATCCTGCAGGGTTGAAGCTGGAGGCCGTGAtggagcagctgcagagacaacAAGAGGCCAAACTAGGGATGAACCTGCAGGAGCAACAACATCTCCAGGCCCAGCTTCTCTTTGCTCaacatgcagcagcagctgctgcagcagccaGGGCCTCTGGATCCAGACTAGAGCCTGCATCATTTGGcaagacagatggacagacttATCAAGCTTTCAACAGACATCACGGTAGAGCAAGTCcagatgaggaggaagatggaAATTCAGATTTGGATGATCAGGAAATGGAGCCTGAGGAGAATGATGATTTGGAAGACGACCTAGAGgaggcagaagaggaggagaacggGCATCCTCAACAAGCAAAGAAGCCCAGAGTCCAGCAGGATGCAGGGTTCCCCTTCCCTCCGTATTCTACGCCTCAGGCTTCCGTGGTCAAGAAAATGTCTGAATCACCTCCTTCTGCAATAAAACAGGAGCATGATGAGAAGGAGGTGCTGTCTCCAGCAAGCCAACAAGCCTTTACATCACCAAACAGCTTCTCAGACTGGAGCTTTGATGAATCATTCAAACAAGTGAGTCATTTTTATGTCAATATTATTTCTGTAAAGGTGGTCATACAGatgttttttctcacaaatgACAGATATAAAATCCTCGCATGACATCATAGCCCACTCTTGGATTCATTAAAGCTGACCTATTTGTCAAACCGAGCCCTCAAGTAACATCAGTATGTCCTTTAAATAGTTTATGAAATATTCTGATAATGAATAAAGATATTGAAGGAAAGTCTTCCAAATAATAacttcttccaatgagagacctCTCAAGCTGTATATACAGCCACAAAGAGTTATTAGTACAAGTTTTAATCCAGGCCGTTAAAGCTAAGAAGATTCAGAAGAGTCAAATTGGAAAGgaaaaggtttttaaaaaagatttaaatgCATCACTGTTGGTTTTAAACAGTGTCCTTCTCTTGGATTAAAAGGTGCATTATGAAGAGTTTAAATGCATGGATTTATTGTCCTGACACAGAAATGTAAATTGCTCCTTGGACCttcctattttttattttagcacTTCTAAAAACGTGATGTAAAAGGTTTTTGattgagagaaagaaaatgaacattTGTATCCCCTCTTTTAAACTGCTGTGTGTTCCCTCTCTTAGTGGTAATTGTTGACTTGTTCCTGCTGAGAGTCAGGCTCACCGCTGCCTGGTCCACCTCCTGTTTTCTCACATGTTGAATAAAAAGGAGCGTGTCCCTTTTGGCAAGGAGCCCAATCTTGATAACGTTTAATTACGGGCCAGGCCAGTGATCTCCCCTCCTGCCGTACCTCACCTCCTGTCTCgcgctttaaaaaaacacattcttacCACCACCAGCTGAGCTAATTGGTCTTGGCCTGGGTCCAATCCTAACGGTTCAAAGTAACCTGACAGACATGGAGTTGAAATGAGAGCAGAGGATTAATGAAATGGCCACAAGTGTGTTTTCACGCTTATACTCTTGTGCTTGTTAGAAACTGCTGTGTAAGGCAGTCACACTTTCTCTTATTGTATCAAGCAGACTTCCTCCTGCAGATATGTTTGACTTCTTCTAGAAAACAGAGGGTCCCCTCAtgttcttttttccctttttttaaggAGACCAATCTGA carries:
- the LOC117814357 gene encoding cytochrome c oxidase subunit 5A, mitochondrial-like, producing MFRAAVRLSVSGVRSLTRTQPQCQAVLTSRCYSHGKQETDEEFDARWITYFNKPDIDAWELRKGMNTLIGYDLVPEPKILDAALRACRRLNDLASAIRILEAVKDKSGPHKEIYPYLIQELKPTLEELGISTPEELGIDKV